TGAAGCAGGCTCCCGTCAACCACGGCGGCTGTGGAAACATTCAGCCTAGGGTACGGCACAAGGCTCTGCAGCTCATTGCAAAGTACGAGGCTCAAGGTGAAGATGGCgtcaagaagaaggaggagccTCCAATCACCCCAGAGATGGCCCACAACATCCTGCGTCGCATCAGTGACGACGATCTAAGAGATATGGGCCTCAACCTCGAGTACGCTCGCCCAGAGTGGATGATCGTGACCGTTCTTCCCGTTCCGCCCCCGCCTGTCCGTCCCAGTATTTCTATGGACGGAACCGGTCAGGGACTCAGAAACGAAGACGATTTGACCTACAAACTCGGTGATATCATTCGCGCCAACAGCAACGTCAAGCAGGCCATTCGCGAAGGCTCACCTGCTCATATTGCGCAAGATTTCGAGCAGCTCTTGCAGTACCATGTGGCTACGTACATGGACAACGACATCGCCGGCCAACCTCGTGCGCTGCAAAAGAGTGGTCGTCCCGTCAAGGCTATTCGTGCACGTCTTAAGGGCAAGGAGGGTCGTCTTCGTGGCAATTTGATGGGAAAGCGTGTCGACTTTTCGGCACGTACTGTCATCACTGGTGATGCCAACTTGTCTCTTGACGAGGTTGGTGTTCCTCGCAGTATCGCAAGAACTCTCACCTACCCCGAGACCGTTACTCCGTACAACATCGGCAGGCTGCACGAGCTTGTTCAAAACGGGCCCAACGAGCATCCGGGAGCCAAGTACGTTATTCGCTCCGACGGTACAAGAATTGACTTGCGCCACCACCGCAGAGCTGGACAAATTTCTTTGGAGTACGGCTGGAAGGTCGAGCGTCATCTGATCACGGGCGATTATATCATTTTCAACCGTCAGCCATCTCTGCACAAGGAGTCTATGATGGGTCACAGAGTCCGCGTCATGCCCTACTCAACTTTCCGTCTAAACTTGTCCGTCACCTCCCCCTACAACGCCGATTTCGACGGTGACGAGATGAACCTACACGTTCCCCAAAGTGAGGAGACGAGAGCTGAAGTCAAGGAGCTGTGCTTGGTCCCCATCAACATCGTTTCCCCGCAAAGAAACGGTCCTCTGATGGGTATCGTGCAGGACACTCTTGCTGGTGCCTACAAGCTGTGTCGTCGTGATGTGTTCCTCACCAAGGAGCAGGTCATGAACATCATGCTATGGGTTCCCAATTGGGATGGCAACATTCCCCAACCCGCCATCATTCGGCCCCGACCAAGGTGGACTGGTAAGCAGATCATGAGCATGGCAGTTCCCAACATTGTCAGCTTGCACAGCGCCCCTGATTCGAAGGAGGAGAACCCCCTGAAGGATGAGGGTCTCCTGATTCAGTCAGGACAGATCATGTACGGTCTGCTTTCCAAGAAGAACATTGGTGCTGCCAGTGGTGGTATCGTCCATATTGTCTACAATGAGCATGGACCTCAAGCGGCCATGAAGTTCTTGGTTGGTGTCCAGCAAACAGTTAACTACTGGCTGCTACACAACGGCTTCAGTATCGGTATCGGCGACACGATTCCCGACAAGATCACCATTGAGAAGGTCCAGATCCACATTGACGAGCACAAGGCCGAGGTCGAGGAGTTCACAAGACAAGCTACTGCTAACGAGCTGGAGCCTCTGCCCGGTATGAACATTCGTGAGACTTTCGAGAGCAAGGTTTCGAAGGCCCTGAACACTGCTCGTGATAAGGCCGGTACAACTACGCAGAAGAGTTTGAAGGATTTGAACAATGCCGTCACCATGGCATCGTCCGGTTCCAAGGGTTCATCCATCAACATTTCCCAGATGACTGCCCTGGTCGGACAGCAAATCGTCGAAGGAAAGCGCATTCCTTTCGGCTTCAAGTACCGCACCTTGCCGCATTTCACAAAGGACGACTACTCGCCCGAGGCTCGTGGTTTCGTCGAGAACTCGTATCTCCGTGGTCTCACGCCTAGTGAATTCTTCTTCCACGCCATGGCTGGTAGAGAAGGTTTGATCGATACCGCTGTCAAGACCGCCGAGACCGGTTACATCCAGCGTCGTCTTGTCAAGGCGCTCGAGGACGTGAGTGCCAAGTACGATGGTACCGTCAGAAACTCTCTGGGTGATATCCTACAGTTTCTGTACGGTGAGGATGGTCTCGATGCCATCTACATCGAGAAGCAGCGTATGGACCACCTCAACATGTCCCATAAGAAGTTCGCCGACCGATTCCGTCTGGATGTCATGGACGAGAACAGGCCGGAAGAGCTTGAGTGGCTCGAGTACGGCAACGAGATGGCAGGCGACCCGGCCGTTCAGCAGCTTCTTGATGAAGAGTTCGAAGCTTTGCTCTCTGATCGCAAGCAGGTTCGCGAGATCAATTTCAAGAGGAAGGATGATGAGTCGATGCAGTTGCCCTTGAACTTGATCCGTCTTATGGAGACTGCCAAGAAGCTCTTTGCTGTTGAAGATTTCCAGCGAAGCGACTTGCGACCTCAAGATGTCATCCCCAAAGTACAGGAGATGCTCAAAAGAATGACCATCGTCCGTGGCAAGGATGACATCTCCAAGGAGGCTGATTACAGTGCCACGATTCTCTTCAAGGCGCAGATCCGCTCTCGACTTGCGTTCAAGCGTATTGCTTGCCAGCAACGCCTAAATAAGATGGCTTTCGAGCATGTCTTGGGAGAGCTTGAAGCCCGCTGGGACCGAGCCTTTGTCAGTCCTGGTGAGATGGTTGGTGTCATCGCGGCCCAGTCTATTGGTGAGCCTGCCACTCAGATGACACTGAACACCTTCCATTTCGCTGGTGTCTCTTCCAAGAACGTCACTCTCGGTGTCCCTCGTCTCAAGGAAATTCTTAACTTGGCCCAGAACATCAAGACTCCTTCCATGGTTGTTTATCTGAGTGGTGAGGACAACGCCAGTCAAGAAGCTGCCAAGCAACTTCGAAGCACGGTCGAACACACGACGCTGCGCTCCGTCACGGCTGTCACCGAGATCTACTACGACCCTGAGATCACTTCGACCAACATTCCCGATGATCTGGATATGGTTGAGTCTTACTACCTTATCCCCGACGAGTCGCACGACAAGACGGAAGACCAATCCAGATGGCTGCTTCGTCTCACTCTGGACCGCCAGAAGCTTCTTGACAAGGAGCTGACTGTTGAGGACGTTGCTAGGCGCATCAAGGAGGAGTACCCCAACGATCTTGCTGTCATCTTCAGTGATAACAACGCTGAAGAGCAAATCATTCGTATTCGTCCCATGCATGCAGGCAATGACAAGGACGAAGATGGTGAGAAGAAGATTGAGGACGACGTCATGCTGAAGAGACTTGAAACTCATTTGCTCGACACTCTCTCTCTTCGTGGTGTCAAGGGCATCGAGAGAGCCTTCTTGAACAAGGAGGTTAAGCTCATCGAGACCGAGGATGGAGCTCTGTTGGCTGCGAAGGCTGACGAGCGCTGCTCAGAGTGGTACCTGGATACCTCTGGAACAGCTCTGCGCCAGGTCTTGGCAGTCGACGGCGTCGATTCCAACCGCACGTACACCAACCACTTGTGGCAGGTTGTCGAAGTCTTTGGTATTGAGGGTGCCAGAGCGGCTCTTATCCGTGAGTTGACTCAGGTGCTTGCCTTCGACGGTTCCTACGTCAACCACAGACATCTTGCTCTTCTCTGTGACGTGATGACATACAGAGGTACCATCTCTGCCGTCACCCGTCACGGTATCAACAGAGCCGACACGGGTGCTCTGATGCGTTGTTCTTTCGAGGAGACTGTGGAAATTCTCCTCGAGGCTGCAGCTGTTGGTGAGTTGGACGACTGCCGTGGAATCTCCGAGAACGTCATGCTTGGCCAGATGGCTCCCATGGGAACTGGTCACTTTGACGTTCTCCTTGACCCCAAGATGCTGGAGACTGTCATCAGCGACAACTCGCGCATG
The DNA window shown above is from Colletotrichum lupini chromosome 7, complete sequence and carries:
- a CDS encoding DNA-directed RNA polymerase II subunit RPB1, translated to MANLYFTHSSAPIKTVEEIQFGLMAPEEIKNMSVCHCVYPETMDETRTKPRDGGLNDPLLGSIDRQFKCKTCNQAMGECPGHFGHIELAKPVYHPGFIKKVKKVLEIVCHNCSKVLADRSDPEFLQAVNTRDPKVRFNRIWNICKKKTRCENEVKEQKPDDGEYGLNMKQAPVNHGGCGNIQPRVRHKALQLIAKYEAQGEDGVKKKEEPPITPEMAHNILRRISDDDLRDMGLNLEYARPEWMIVTVLPVPPPPVRPSISMDGTGQGLRNEDDLTYKLGDIIRANSNVKQAIREGSPAHIAQDFEQLLQYHVATYMDNDIAGQPRALQKSGRPVKAIRARLKGKEGRLRGNLMGKRVDFSARTVITGDANLSLDEVGVPRSIARTLTYPETVTPYNIGRLHELVQNGPNEHPGAKYVIRSDGTRIDLRHHRRAGQISLEYGWKVERHLITGDYIIFNRQPSLHKESMMGHRVRVMPYSTFRLNLSVTSPYNADFDGDEMNLHVPQSEETRAEVKELCLVPINIVSPQRNGPLMGIVQDTLAGAYKLCRRDVFLTKEQVMNIMLWVPNWDGNIPQPAIIRPRPRWTGKQIMSMAVPNIVSLHSAPDSKEENPLKDEGLLIQSGQIMYGLLSKKNIGAASGGIVHIVYNEHGPQAAMKFLVGVQQTVNYWLLHNGFSIGIGDTIPDKITIEKVQIHIDEHKAEVEEFTRQATANELEPLPGMNIRETFESKVSKALNTARDKAGTTTQKSLKDLNNAVTMASSGSKGSSINISQMTALVGQQIVEGKRIPFGFKYRTLPHFTKDDYSPEARGFVENSYLRGLTPSEFFFHAMAGREGLIDTAVKTAETGYIQRRLVKALEDVSAKYDGTVRNSLGDILQFLYGEDGLDAIYIEKQRMDHLNMSHKKFADRFRLDVMDENRPEELEWLEYGNEMAGDPAVQQLLDEEFEALLSDRKQVREINFKRKDDESMQLPLNLIRLMETAKKLFAVEDFQRSDLRPQDVIPKVQEMLKRMTIVRGKDDISKEADYSATILFKAQIRSRLAFKRIACQQRLNKMAFEHVLGELEARWDRAFVSPGEMVGVIAAQSIGEPATQMTLNTFHFAGVSSKNVTLGVPRLKEILNLAQNIKTPSMVVYLSGEDNASQEAAKQLRSTVEHTTLRSVTAVTEIYYDPEITSTNIPDDLDMVESYYLIPDESHDKTEDQSRWLLRLTLDRQKLLDKELTVEDVARRIKEEYPNDLAVIFSDNNAEEQIIRIRPMHAGNDKDEDGEKKIEDDVMLKRLETHLLDTLSLRGVKGIERAFLNKEVKLIETEDGALLAAKADERCSEWYLDTSGTALRQVLAVDGVDSNRTYTNHLWQVVEVFGIEGARAALIRELTQVLAFDGSYVNHRHLALLCDVMTYRGTISAVTRHGINRADTGALMRCSFEETVEILLEAAAVGELDDCRGISENVMLGQMAPMGTGHFDVLLDPKMLETVISDNSRMGLMPGMPVKGGEAGGAATPYDSGSPMADSGYMSLSSPAAGNFSPIVGAGSDSPTGFNTDYNGGGFSIGSVNPYSSASPGRPTSPFSTSPTSPFSSGYGGYSPSSPNAGYSPTSPLIDGAAGRYGATSPQFSPSSPSFSPTSPMLRPTSPASPNYSPTSPSYSPASPSSPRHYSPTSPAQYASPTSPSYSPASPNYSPASPNLHGAGPTSPSYSPASPTWSPTSPAQYSPTSPSFQQTPGAQQSPTSPSYSPTSPSWSPRTPGPGGSGN